In Trachemys scripta elegans isolate TJP31775 chromosome 13, CAS_Tse_1.0, whole genome shotgun sequence, the sequence CTGTAGTCGTGCGTCTCAGAAAGTAAAtgttttccattgaagtcaattatttTAAACAGGCACAGCTACATTTAAAAGACATTGCactcaactcccccccccccccctccccccccccccccccccatcatttaGCAGTCATTAGCTTTAGGTTACTGCTTTGATGATTAGTACATGGATGCTGCAGtacatttatttagatttcaATGCACTTTAAAGTGCATTCATTTACAATGATTTGCTTCAGCTACCAACCTTAGCAGTAGTCATATCATATGGAATTCCACCCAGCTAGTCTGTCTCTCCTTACTACTTGCCATCTGTGACCATACATCGATTTGAAAAGCAGAAAACCTATATGTTTAAGTGAAAAAAATTGTCTTGTTTGTGATTCCTGTATAGATCAGCAGGTTAAATGCTTTTATCCACACCTTTCTTTAAAAGGACACATCATTTTAtaataaacagtttaaaattgAAGTAATTTTCCCTATGTTTTACTTTTCCAATTGACAAAATTTCCATTTCCTCTCCTCCTTGTGGTTCAATGAAACGGATATTAACatacctttttccttttaatcGTGTACCAGTATTGAAAATATCAGCAGGGTTTGGGAATCTTGTGTGTTAGTAAATCTTTACTCCACTCTATTGGCTAGCTCTGCAGCAAGGCCTCATTAGCTATTCTTCACCATAAAAGAATAATggaatctttttaaaaagcattttggtAAGACTTTCTCCGAGACTATCAATATTTAGGGAGGTCTAACCTGAGATCTAAGATACTTGACTGTATACCTTGAAATAGCCTCATCTTGACTAACACTGAGTGAAAGGTGCAAAAAAATGTGAAGTGTCATTTAATGTTTCACAAAGACTACCATAGCTAGGAGAGAGTCAATTTAGTAGctatgttactcctgggggaattttgcaccaaaaattaaaaattctgcacacagtattttcaaattctgcaaaattctgcatattttatttgttaacacaatgtaatcacaccagtttcaattatttttggtcatttatttcaaaatacctgtcagcaaatatgtctgtaacaacacagacaacaaaaaagattcaggaaatgttttttgataaAGATTCCTTACTGGGCATATttatacagaactctgagtaataattcatttaaaactacaatacagaaccgtatttcccgcacccctcagaagcagtgcaaaggcttgggggagtcaggggtaatggaggagatgagggaaagggaagtaattgctgggaaggagcccaggtttgaacttggagggttgttgagtATGGGTGGGAacagtatggaacagcttttgaggggggaagggacagaaacaggggggggggggattgttagggagcttcccccatgcagaccctggctgacccctagcctctcccattcagtcaggcacagctGCCCCTgtcccccttcaccccccccatgtgtccttgcacctccTGTCTGCGTGTCCCTCCACTCCCACTCAGACAtccactccccccatccccatgtggccctgcaccccccccatggGTTTTtgtgcccccattcaacccccccacacactctatgtggccctgcatccctgccccatcaccattatctgtagtaacttagagccctccccatctagtgtccatcaccagccattggagatatttgctgctaacaGTCGCAGATCAGCTACACGCATTGTAGGCAGCCTTATCATCCCATCTCCtcccataaacttatcaagtgcagtcttgaagccagttaggtttttgcccccactacttcccttggaaggctcttccagaacttcactcctctgacagTTTGAAACCTTCGTCTAACTtgaagcctaaacttattgatagctaatttatatctatttgttcttgtgtcaacactgGCACTTGACAAGTTTCTACAGATTTATATTGATCAACATTCAGAAGTGAATGTTGCTGCTAGAAACTGAACACTCAAATGACTGActacaaaaatataatttcaacTCTGATAACAGGTACCAGTTTAAGATAACAGAGTGACTCTGTTCATTCTAGtacgcagtgttgttgtagccttgttggtcccaggatattagagacacaaggtgggtgaggtaatatcttttgttggtccaatagaaaataatctcacctaccttgtctcttatTTCTAGAAATACAAACTAAAGAGAATCTAATGGTTTGCCTGCACCGTAGAATACCTGTGTTCTCTCCTTAGCAATAACAAGAAAAGGGAAAGGGTGGGAAAGATCCTTACAATGCCACTGAAACAGAGGAGGACCAGTGGGCCATAGCcttcccactttttgaaagtggacaggCCTGGCTACCTTTCCCCCACGGCAGACCCTGCCCacttcccttcctcttcccccccggaGGCCTCAACCCCTGATCAGGCCAGCAGCTGGtggagcctggctgggatgactggGCAGTTGTGGGAGCCACATAGACCCTCCACCTGCTTGCGGTACGAGGGGGCTGAGAGCAATCCCCGGCCCATGTCCCAGTCTCTGTACTAAGGAGAGTTCATATGGAACATGAGTCACCACGCAAGGTGATCCTGAGAAAGGAACCGCTTTGCTTCTATGCTTAACCCCATTAAATCTATAAAATGGGCAACCAGAATGACTGATCAAAATAACTGTCCAGAACCATCTTCAAAATGAGTAACAATtcttaaattaaaaggaaaataagatCACAACACCTTAAATAAGTCCTGTTACAAATGTACTTAATTTCCAATTCAATAAAATATCAGAATATCAATTTATTAAAAGGTTAAGATGAACTATACATATGTAAACTGTAATATAGTTGAAAAATCTGAaatatatttagttttaaaaagaaaatcattctttcggaaagtatttaaaatattgcatttctGGGCAGTAAATCTAACGAAGTGCTCTGGAAATGGTGCATTCTCTCTGTGCATTCATCAAGCATTAGACTCCAAGGCATAAAGAACTAAAACGTTGCTTCTTGCTGATGTGTAGATACACAAAAATCTGTGAGCTCCAAAACAGCAGAACAGTTTTAACAGGGAAAAGCAATGGTCCTGGTTTATGAAGACAATATGCCTCCCGGGAGTCCATGACACCTTGGAAATATGCTAGCCAAACTGCATACATTTAAGTCAGATTGTGCTGATGAGTTAGAGAATAAGTCTTTGATTGataatttttctgtttatttccgCCAAGGCCACTGAAAACACGAAAGCCTTTTCATCTGAAAGGTTAGCATACATGTCAActtctttttcttgtttctctgtagaagaagaagaaaagacactATGAAACAAAAGCTTTTCTCCAGCTCCTGTATCAGAAGTTTGTATACAAGTTACACAGatattaaattattataatatGGGACAACATATTAGTATTGAAAAGTGGTATTAAAGACAAGCAGCTCCCGTCAGGGAAAAGAAGTCACTGAATCAACAGTCTGAAAATATGACAAATGCCTAGTCTTCAGTGACAAGAAAAGATGACTCAGCCTAACATCATATGAATGATTCCAAACACCCAAATGAGAGAGTACTTAATGCTGCCTAATACATCTTCCTCCAGGGGAAAGACAACTCTCTACATGTTACATTTAAATAGCACCTTTCATGACAGGACAAACAATGTATTACAAAACGAAGGTTTCAACACCAGTAAGAAGCAGGATAGTCCTTTCCTTGTAGTATAGGTAGAAGAGTGAGATGCTGAAAAGTTAGGTAAATTGTCCAGGATCACTGAGCAGATTAGGAGTTTCAGACTTCCAGTACTTCAGGAACACTAGCCTTTTCCTGACATGAGACATGTTAATACTCCAGGGAGCCTGCttcacgaaaacttatgcccatgtaaatttgttagtctctaaggcgccacaagtactcctcgttctttttgctgagacggactaacatggctaccactgtgaaacagaataaaatgtatttgaagtTCTCCCTTTTCACCACGAACAGTCACTTGGAATTCAAATGACTAAAAAATTAATTTCACAAAATTACTGTCATTTAACGGTCTTAACCAAGCGAACATATTTTCTAAGATGTTTTCAAATGAATAGCTGTTCCCATGGAAATAGTTTTGAAGAACTTATTGAAAAACATTTCTAGACGATCCTACTATGAAGCAGAATCAATCATCAATGCAGAACTTGTAAGCTGTACCCATTCTTACTGCAGTTTCATCCTTCTCAGCAATAACTATTGCACATTTTATAGCTGGTTGACCTTTTCCTACATGCTATGCATAGCCTCTGATTtagaaaaacaatttaatatcCTATTAAAACCTTCCTCATCTGAAGACAGTCTGACTCAGTTCTCTAGTATTCACACTTGAGACTTCTCTACAGGCACGCACAACTATTTTTGTAAAACACCAGAAACGAGAAGAAATCTTTTGCTGCCAAAATAGAAAATTACACACAGCAATATTTCAGCACACCAAAATAAAGAGAACTATCCTAGCTAATAGTTATCTTATAGTGAAGGATCAAAACTGTGTAAGGCCTAGAACACCACCTCAGCAGCAAtcagaaaagattttttaaatgctgaAGAAATACATATCAATGAAACAGCAACACCCTCCCTTTGCGGGGTCTAGCAATGTGTTCTCTTCAAACACAAGAACCATTTCTAGAACCAAAATTCCAGTGAATTTTGGAtgaggaataaaaataaaaataaaaaaaacacaccacgcAACCCACCAGTGAAATCACTATGAAAAAgcagttcttttgtttttacaatgaAGACAAAATATCTAAGTCTGAAAAAACCTAAAAGGGCCTATTGCATAATATGGACTAATGTCCATTCTCCCCCAGAAACTCGGATACAAGGTTTCGAAGTTACAAAAGCACAGAAAAACAGACCAGCATGGTAAGCTTCCAAAAGCTTTTTACACtcaagtaattttaaatgaaagttctGGATGTTCTAAAAGAGCAAATTTTCCCTTACATATTTCTTCCCCAAATCCTCATATTTGTACGCCACGCTTCAGGATGAAGTTTTTATGGCCCAATTGAAATCCtctaaaaataaaaggtaaatgAAATGCCAACAGGCTCTTGGTACCAGCAgttccaagcagggccggctttagcaagagcggggcctgattcctggcAAGCCCCGTCCCCAGGAATCAGgctggggttgcggggcttgggtctgggctggagccgctgggtcCGGGTCTGCTCGgccggggcccgagctgagccgggccggagccacagCCGCGGGGCCAGGCCGGCGTGCTCAGCTGGAACAGGGGCCGGTgccggccgggggtgctcggctggcgcCGGGCTGGAACCACGGGGCCGGGGCGACGCGCTCAGCCGGAATTGGGGCTGGCGCCCCgtggcccgagccgacccagccCGGAGCCACTCGGGCCAGGGGTGCTTGGCCAGAGCTGCGGGGCCGGGCCAGTGagctcggccagaaccggggccggcgccgagccagagccagagccgccggggctggAGGTGCTCAACCGGAGCCGGACTGGGCCATGCCTCCCCAGATACCTCCTcgcgcccctcccccgccccagtttacctgctgccacctgcccctgcttgttttcagacttcccgtgaacatctgatttgtgggaagcaggggagggggcggagcagggggcggagcattcaggggaagggagaagggggaagtgagctaggggcggggtggacagctgcggggccctcttaggcgcagggcccgattcagcggaattggctgaatcggcctaaagccagccccgGTTCCAAGAGGCACAGCCACAAAGCTGCACAGTAAAGGCCTGGGATCTACTTAGAGATGTGCATATTTGATGCCTTACAGTGTTGTTAAGCACAGAGACCAGGACAGATCCAACACAAGATAAATTGAGAGTGGGTTTTTAAAAGTTGCATAAGTTACTTAGGAACATTAATTTCATTAAAAGATAACAGGACTTGTATTCCCAAGtgaccacttttgaaaaccccCACCCTCTATTATTACTACTACCAGAAGTATGATATAAGACAGGTCATAATAGTTTGTCAAGAAGCTCTTGCTATTTCTGTCCGATTTTGTCCAATTGCTCCTTAGCCATCCTGACtgtattaattattttctttgacaATTAAGCAGAGCAGCCTAGTTTGTCACTGCAGCGTATAAGGAGTTGGCATGTGTTTTCCTCAAAAACTCAAGAAATACTATAAAATCGTTAACACCAATTCCTTTGGCACCCTCATTTGGAGCACCCTTATCTTGTCTGAAGTACCATGTGAACCAAGAGCATCTGAAGAGAACTAGCTGTGAGATGTTCCAACACACACTCAGTATTAAGGAGAGTGTGAATCTCTGACATAACCTAGTATCCTACTTCTAGCAGTGACTTACactagctgcttcagagaaaaatGAATCAATGTGGTCAACTGTGTAAAGGTTCATTATGGAGACAGTAAGAAGAAGGAAATCCTCTGATCCCTGCAGACAATCTGCTTATGCCTAGAAGCCTATGAATGACCACTGGATCTTATCAGAAGCAGATGTTTGCAACAGTTCTTGCTTCTCTGAAGGAAATGAGTTGCCTGCCCATACATAACGTTACCCAAGTGTTGGTCTCGATAGTAAAACTAACAGTCACTAcagcatgaaacattttttcttccttctcataGACCTTAAGGTCACAGgggaccatcacgatcatctagtttgacctcctgcatattgcagcaggccacagaacctcacccacccactcgtGTAATAGATCCCCAGCCTCAATTGAGTTACTCAAGTCatcatttaaagatttcaagtcaCAGAGACTCCACTATtgaactaaggctatgtctacacagcactgtTGTAAGGTGGGCAGTGTAGCTACTATTTGttgccaggagagagctctccaggagacaaaataaaacaaccccaAGAGAGAGGCGGTAGCTTCATAaccaggagagtgtctcccgctgCCGAAGCACTGTCCACATCAGAGCTTTTagtcgttaaaacttttgtcattcagggtgtTTTTTTCATACCTCTGAGCGACAGAAGTTTTGAGTTAATGACAgcacaccattaaaaaaaaacccaaaacaaaaataactttccCCAAATAGGTTTTCTAATTCTCATACCTCTTTCTTCCTCATGCTTTTTGGCTGAGGCACTCTTAGGTCTTCCTCGTCCCCGTCTGCTATGATCTGAATGGCTGTTAGATCTGGACCTTTTTCTGTTTTCTAAGTCTTTATTTACTGCAGAATTTATCTTCTCTCGCTTAACTCTCTCTGTTCGTCTCCTTTTGGCCTCACTCTTGTTTTCTGTATAAATGAATAAAGAGAACATTTTAGGGTTGCTTTCATTTCTTTGTAGTTATTCAGTCTCAGCtctttccccactccacctctttcctTAGATCTCTTAACAAGAGTGATTAGTTCCTGCACAGTAGTCACCTCTCAAGCAGTTCACAACACTCGACTGCATCTGCACAACATCctctgagctgagctgagcaaatTGTTTCGGGCAAAGGCACAGACATaccccatttttttttatcacaaagATCAAGTCTTAATTATGATGACATTTATGTAGCATTTTTGCAACAAATAAGGAGCATCTATTAGCAACACAGTGCATAGGAAATGCTTAGTTCTTAAGTCAGTGAAACTAACTGCCCGGATCAGTTTTCAAATGTTCCTGATGTATCACTTCTGATGTGCTGAAAGTCACTGCTCTCATTCCAGGTGTTCCCAAATACTATTAAGAAATGGATAAAGAGGCAAACACTAaatcttcattttttgttttgccatCACTCCTGAAACCATTCTCATATTATACAATTCAGCATAAGACACCAATTCAACTGTACACTCAGTATTTACTACAGCAGCACCCAGAGGCTCCAACTACCATCAGGTCCCATTGTGTTCGGGGCTGTAAAGAGACAGGCTGTGGCTACACTTCCGAGCTTACAGCAGCGCTGCTAGTGCAGACGCTTTAAGTGGATGGGAGAGAGCTGTCCTGTCaatttaattactccagccccggtggtggtggtgctagtaactatgttggcgggagaagctctcccattgacatagtctTGTGcacaccagggcttaggtcagtgtaacttacgtcactcgggggaggaggggtggcttattcacacctctTAGTGACAGAACTTATACCGACTTAAGCTGTAGTGTGTTCACAGCCTTAGTCAAGCTGCCTTCACACTTTTCACATGCTAGTTTTGGGGAAAAGCTTCCAAATTTTGCACCCGAGAGTTTTTGGTATTTATCTGTTGGTCCTCATTCTACTACTTTCCTTTTGTCTCACCTCCCAATTTACTGTAGACTAGACATATGCCACAGCTAGATGGCAGGATATAGCTTGTGAATATATTAGACAGGAGAGCCAGATGTATTCACTTTCACACTGGAATTACACAAGAGCCTTGCATAATCATAATAAAGCCTTTAATGCATCTAACTGGGTTGGTAACTAGTTTCATTTATCAACCATTAGCTAAAGAATAGAAAAAACACCAATCACACCTTCCAAAACAAGTTCCACAGTCATTCGCCCACTGCCTCCAGCTTGCAACAATCAACATGTCTGACATCACTTTATATTTTCCTAAAGTTGACAACTTGAACATTTTCTCTTCAGATTAAATTAATTATTCTGATCCTGTAAATCTTGTACGTGAAGAACTTCTACAATTCTAAACCAGATTATTTTGGGATCTTCCCTGAAGGGGATTTGTTCTGACTAAGGTTCTATTAGTAGTAGGCAAACCATTAATAAAGAACATAAGGGAGAACATGAATCATGCTAGAAAGCATCCAACTTATTCCTTTGCATATACATCAGCAGAAAGCCTTGAATttgagaaaatacatttttttattttactgcatACTTTAAAAAGAACGTCTTAAGTAGCTTTTATTTTAAGTTCTTCCAAAATACCATTTGTTATACAAAGCGTTAAATGACATTCTGCTATTTCAGGATTGAGTTAATAAATTTAATAcagctcattaaaaataaaaaaaaaataaaaagaagaaggaaaatagGAATTTACTTTTGAATAAAACAAGTTTCAGTCACAAAGTGCTATGAAATCTGGCTTCTCTAGACATTTATCTTCTAAGTAGGATTAACAGAAAGCTTTCTGTAGGGAATTATATTTGCATGGTGAATAAGTAAGCAGCTAAAAGATAAACAATGAATAAAATGTCACTACCACCCAAGTAAGGCTGCAAAAACACCACCTTTTGTCTTTCACAGTTTGTGAAAGATTAACTTACATTCAAAGTCTGCCTTGCCCCAGTGTAAAGGAAAGAAGAACTGACAAAAGTCCAAGT encodes:
- the C13H16orf87 gene encoding UPF0547 protein C16orf87 homolog; this translates as MSSSRAKKVKMATKSCPECDQQVPVACKSCPCGYIFISRKLLHAKRAEKSPPTAENKSEAKRRRTERVKREKINSAVNKDLENRKRSRSNSHSDHSRRGRGRPKSASAKKHEEEREKQEKEVDMYANLSDEKAFVFSVALAEINRKIINQRLIL